The sequence CGGAGATGAGGTCCTCGTAGGCGTCGGCGGCATCGTCGATGACCGATGAGGTCCCGAGGATTCCGTAACCCCGCTGGATGAGCGTCTTCTTCACCATAACCGGTTCCAGGTCGGGGAGGTGCACCCCGAAGACGTTCTTGTGACCTGTCGTGTAGGTCGGGACGGCCTCTACGGAGAGCGCTGCAAGGAGCACCCCGGTCGCCCCCTCCATCATGGTGGCGACCGCCGCCATCTCCCGAGCATGGGCATATTTCTCTTCGAGTTCCTTGCGCTCGCGTGCGGCCTGGTCGGTGAGCCTGACGAGTTCCAGCATCATGCCGTCGAGCTTCATTTTAAGAAGGCGGTGTATCCGCTCCGCGAGCGCCATCCGCCGCCGGACGATCAGCAGGCCGGACCGGGTGGGTTTGATCTCGTCAACAGGCATGGTATCTCTCTCCTACAGGACGATATACTGCCATATCCGCCCGGGTGGAAGGCCGAATGCTTTTCCCCGGGCGATTGCCCGCAGGTTTGCGACCTCGTACCGCTTCCGCTCCAGGTAGGCGATCATCGTCAGGACCGAGAACGGGTGGCGGCGGGAGAGGGCTTCAAGCTCCCTGAGCCTGGTGCGGGTGATCGCCATCTCGATCTCGTGAACGGGCCGCAGGTGCTGGTGCCACCGCTGCCAGACCAGTTCCGCGGCGTCCTCGCTGGAGAAGCCGGGGTCCTGCCTGAGTTCGCGCACCGCCCGGGCCAGGACAGGGGCGATATCGGTCTGCAGGAAGGTGCTCGTGAATTCTTCCTCTGTCCCGGTGCTGTAGAGCCGTCGGAAGAGGTCGATGGGGATGCGGCCGCCGGAGATCATGGTCTGGTCGATGGTTGTGATGTCGCATGCCTCCTCGCCACAGCGGAGTCGGAGGAGGTTCTTCATGTTGGTGATATCGATCTCGAACCTGAGGTATGCGATCAACTCCCGGCACCCGCTGCACCCGGACGCGACAAGACCGAGCAGCCCGGCATAGTAACTCATGTAGAGTTCGTTCTCGATCCTGGCAAATACGCCACGCTCTCCACATATCCGGTAGTACTCTTCAAGGACCGGGTAGAGGC is a genomic window of Methanoculleus bourgensis MS2 containing:
- a CDS encoding V-type ATP synthase subunit D, giving the protein MPVDEIKPTRSGLLIVRRRMALAERIHRLLKMKLDGMMLELVRLTDQAARERKELEEKYAHAREMAAVATMMEGATGVLLAALSVEAVPTYTTGHKNVFGVHLPDLEPVMVKKTLIQRGYGILGTSSVIDDAADAYEDLISAIIASAELEGGITRLLDDIERTRRRVNALEFKVIPELTDLRRLIEYQRDEMERQDAVRLRRIKKIKAKRRW
- a CDS encoding V-type ATP synthase subunit C, which produces MTLPGLIAPSCVYACTRYRVRRTKLLSREDYRRIMQMSIPGVVAYLGRQEDYRDIMDLAASFSGARLIEETVNRNLARSFRHAMMIAPGDMHTLAREYLTRWDITNVMAILRGTVFDVPRQQVRDLLVPAGELDTTLLDHLLGLTTCGEALEALQDWRLYPVLEEYYRICGERGVFARIENELYMSYYAGLLGLVASGCSGCRELIAYLRFEIDITNMKNLLRLRCGEEACDITTIDQTMISGGRIPIDLFRRLYSTGTEEEFTSTFLQTDIAPVLARAVRELRQDPGFSSEDAAELVWQRWHQHLRPVHEIEMAITRTRLRELEALSRRHPFSVLTMIAYLERKRYEVANLRAIARGKAFGLPPGRIWQYIVL